One Halostagnicola kamekurae DNA segment encodes these proteins:
- a CDS encoding Lrp/AsnC family transcriptional regulator, translated as MSEREVLELLRENARYSTADIARMTDLEESAVEATIESLEEAGVIRGYQPVVDWDELEDERVRAEVELNVMLDRETGYGDIAERLSRFPQVTALRLVSGDYDFDMEVEGDSIREVSQFISEKVAPVPEITQTVTHYVMTSYKENGIELGDGDDDDRLSVSP; from the coding sequence ATGAGCGAACGCGAAGTTCTCGAGTTGCTCCGTGAGAACGCGCGATACAGTACCGCGGATATCGCGCGAATGACCGACCTCGAGGAGTCGGCGGTCGAGGCGACGATCGAATCGCTCGAGGAGGCGGGCGTAATTCGCGGCTACCAGCCCGTCGTTGACTGGGACGAACTTGAGGACGAACGGGTCCGCGCGGAAGTCGAGTTGAACGTCATGCTCGATCGAGAGACGGGCTACGGCGACATCGCGGAACGGCTCTCGCGATTCCCGCAGGTGACGGCCCTGCGACTGGTCAGCGGGGATTATGACTTCGACATGGAAGTCGAGGGCGACTCGATCCGCGAGGTGTCCCAGTTCATCAGCGAGAAGGTCGCGCCCGTCCCCGAGATCACCCAGACGGTCACCCACTACGTGATGACCTCCTACAAGGAAAACGGGATCGAACTCGGCGACGGCGACGACGACGACCGGCTGTCTGTGTCCCCATGA
- a CDS encoding pyridoxal phosphate-dependent aminotransferase, producing MTIDLSERVESVGPSGIRRFFEIAEERDDVISLGVGEPDFSTPWAARDAAIASLEQGKTSYTANRGKRELREAISEYVDDRFDLEYGADEEILVTAGASEAVDLAFRAVVDPGDTVAIAQPSYISYEPGVIFAGGEVLPVPTLEEDDFRLTVSQLEAAGAADADVLVICYPNNPTGAIMTREDLEPVAAFAREHDLTVLADEIYAELTYDEDHTSIATLEGMRERTIVFNGFSKAHAMTGLRLGYALGPAETIGAMNRIHQYTMLSAPTTPQYAALEALDTCADDVREMVEQYDRRRRFVLSRFREIGMPCFEAKGAFYVFPEVPAGWSSEEFAETLLEEQGVAAVPGDVFGEGAAGHLRVSYATGLEDLKEALNRIEAFLEERETIPSGVDS from the coding sequence ATGACGATCGACCTATCCGAACGCGTCGAGTCGGTGGGCCCCTCCGGGATCCGCCGGTTTTTCGAGATCGCAGAAGAGCGCGACGACGTCATCTCGCTCGGCGTCGGCGAACCGGACTTCTCGACCCCGTGGGCCGCCCGAGACGCTGCGATCGCCTCCCTCGAGCAGGGGAAAACCTCCTACACCGCGAATCGGGGGAAACGCGAGCTTCGCGAAGCCATCTCGGAGTACGTCGACGACCGCTTCGACCTCGAGTACGGCGCCGACGAGGAGATACTCGTGACGGCCGGCGCGAGCGAGGCGGTCGATCTGGCGTTTCGGGCCGTCGTCGACCCCGGCGACACGGTCGCGATCGCCCAGCCGTCATACATCTCCTACGAGCCCGGCGTGATCTTCGCCGGCGGCGAGGTACTCCCGGTGCCGACCCTCGAGGAAGACGACTTCCGGCTCACCGTCTCCCAGCTCGAGGCCGCCGGCGCGGCCGACGCAGACGTGCTCGTCATCTGTTATCCCAACAACCCAACCGGGGCGATCATGACGCGCGAGGACCTCGAGCCGGTCGCGGCCTTCGCGCGAGAACACGACCTAACGGTGCTGGCCGACGAGATCTACGCCGAGTTGACCTACGACGAGGACCACACCTCGATCGCCACCCTCGAGGGGATGCGCGAGCGGACCATCGTCTTCAACGGGTTCTCGAAGGCCCACGCGATGACCGGGCTTCGACTGGGATATGCGCTCGGTCCCGCCGAGACGATCGGTGCCATGAACCGGATCCACCAGTACACGATGCTTTCGGCGCCGACGACGCCCCAGTACGCCGCCCTCGAGGCGCTCGACACCTGCGCGGACGACGTGCGAGAGATGGTCGAACAGTACGACCGGCGGCGGCGATTCGTCCTCTCGCGCTTTCGCGAGATCGGCATGCCCTGTTTCGAAGCGAAGGGTGCGTTCTACGTCTTCCCCGAGGTGCCGGCGGGGTGGAGTTCTGAGGAGTTCGCCGAGACGCTGCTCGAGGAACAGGGCGTCGCGGCCGTTCCGGGCGACGTGTTCGGCGAGGGCGCCGCCGGTCACCTCCGGGTGTCCTACGCGACGGGGCTCGAGGACCTCAAAGAGGCGCTGAATCGGATCGAGGCGTTCCTCGAGGAGCGCGAGACGATTCCAAGCGGCGTGGATTCGTAG
- a CDS encoding PAS domain-containing sensor histidine kinase — protein MASKAIPVVDRVTDAFFALDSGFRFTYINERAQALLKRSRGELIGRVMWDELPRTIETQFPDGFYRAMDEQIPVSFEVYHTRLETWFEARAYPSEDGLSVFMRDITERKDRETKLAQNAAVVESIRDGVIVLDNGNRIVSVNEAIEANFRLDRSALLGEHVDIVPELASVDDEHALEIDRAIDDVAVGAADFRELEIPFTDLHGNERICELRLVPIEDERANVAGIIRDVTKQRAHEQIIESLHELTRWLFQSDDPEEICSIAVHAGSDLLELPISGIWLLDDTQGYLDPVAGTAKAHDEFNGLPRFRPGEGLAWDVYQSGELAYYDDLNEVDDLYNSSTALQSEIIAPVGTHGVLMTGSFESNQFDETDLDLVSTLVENTTVALDRAEQDRLLRERTEQLERQTERLEAVANVLSNDLKEQIRTISDALEIDRTEASDGSISVPDESVEATLGRTERLVDDVREFARNSRSVGKRTRIDLRSAAQDALERSELDSASLEVETDATLRADADRFGRLLESVFEDVAARSTGETTVRIGPIGDDEDPVRGFFVADDAETRSSDPQDRSLDPIEPEDLTLPGLGLVLARAIAEAHDWTITVETAGSGERTRIEFRDVTTFDDD, from the coding sequence GTGGCGAGTAAGGCGATTCCCGTCGTCGACCGCGTGACGGATGCGTTTTTTGCCCTCGACTCCGGCTTTCGGTTTACGTACATCAACGAACGAGCCCAGGCACTTCTCAAGCGCTCTCGAGGCGAACTCATCGGCCGCGTCATGTGGGACGAGTTACCGCGGACGATCGAGACCCAGTTCCCCGACGGGTTCTACCGAGCGATGGACGAGCAGATCCCCGTCTCGTTCGAGGTCTATCACACCCGACTGGAAACCTGGTTCGAGGCGCGCGCGTACCCGTCGGAAGACGGGCTCTCCGTCTTCATGCGGGACATCACCGAGCGGAAAGACCGAGAGACCAAACTCGCACAGAACGCCGCCGTCGTCGAATCGATCCGCGACGGCGTCATCGTTCTCGACAACGGCAACCGAATCGTCTCGGTCAACGAAGCGATCGAGGCCAACTTCCGACTCGACCGATCGGCGTTACTCGGCGAACACGTCGATATCGTCCCGGAATTAGCCTCGGTCGACGACGAACACGCACTTGAGATCGACCGAGCGATCGACGACGTCGCGGTCGGCGCCGCGGACTTCCGTGAACTCGAGATCCCGTTTACCGACCTCCACGGGAACGAGCGCATCTGCGAACTTCGACTCGTTCCGATCGAGGACGAACGGGCGAACGTTGCGGGGATTATCCGCGACGTGACCAAACAGCGAGCCCACGAGCAGATCATCGAATCCCTACACGAACTCACTCGGTGGCTGTTTCAGTCCGACGATCCCGAGGAAATCTGCTCGATCGCCGTCCACGCCGGCAGCGACCTCCTCGAGTTGCCGATCAGCGGTATCTGGCTGCTCGACGATACGCAGGGGTATCTCGATCCCGTCGCCGGAACGGCGAAAGCCCACGACGAGTTCAACGGACTGCCGCGCTTCCGGCCCGGCGAAGGGCTCGCCTGGGACGTCTATCAGTCCGGTGAACTGGCGTACTACGACGATCTAAACGAAGTCGACGACCTCTATAACTCCTCCACGGCGCTTCAATCGGAGATAATCGCCCCCGTCGGAACTCATGGCGTACTCATGACCGGTTCGTTCGAGTCGAACCAGTTCGACGAAACCGATCTCGACCTCGTGTCGACGCTCGTCGAGAACACCACCGTCGCGCTCGACCGCGCAGAACAGGACCGACTGCTTCGCGAACGAACGGAGCAACTCGAGCGACAGACCGAGCGACTCGAGGCCGTCGCGAACGTCCTCTCGAACGATCTCAAAGAACAGATTCGAACGATTTCGGACGCACTCGAGATCGACCGGACGGAGGCGTCCGACGGTTCGATCTCGGTCCCCGACGAGTCGGTCGAAGCGACGCTCGGTCGAACCGAACGGCTGGTCGACGACGTTCGCGAGTTCGCGCGCAACTCTCGGAGCGTCGGAAAGCGTACGCGGATCGACCTGCGATCGGCCGCCCAGGACGCGCTCGAGCGGTCCGAACTCGATTCGGCGAGCCTCGAGGTTGAGACGGACGCGACGCTCAGAGCCGACGCCGATCGGTTCGGTCGCCTCCTCGAGTCGGTCTTCGAGGACGTTGCGGCCCGTTCGACCGGCGAAACGACGGTCAGGATCGGACCGATCGGCGACGACGAGGATCCGGTGCGCGGGTTCTTCGTCGCCGACGATGCCGAAACGAGATCGAGCGACCCGCAGGACCGGAGTCTCGACCCGATCGAGCCGGAAGATCTCACGCTACCCGGACTGGGGCTGGTACTGGCTCGAGCCATCGCCGAGGCACACGACTGGACGATCACCGTCGAAACGGCCGGTAGCGGTGAGAGAACCCGAATCGAATTCCGCGACGTAACGACCTTCGACGACGACTGA
- the purL gene encoding phosphoribosylformylglycinamidine synthase subunit PurL, whose protein sequence is MSLADSDRELVVEELGRDPTPAEAALFENLWSEHCAYRSSRPLLSAFESEGEQVVVGPGDDAAVVELPSHDDAGTNSVDGTEREGEGDSEDDGDSTYITMGIESHNHPSYVDPFDGAATGVGGIVRDTLSMGAYPIALADSLYFGEFDREHSQYLFDGVVEGISHYGNCIGVPTVAGSVDFHAKYEGNPLVNVACVGLLEEDRLVTAEAQQPGNKLVLVGNATGRDGLGGASFASEDLAEDAETEDRPAVQVGDPYAEKLLIEANEVLIEEDLIESARDLGAAGLGGASSELVAKGGLGARIDLDRVHQREPNMNALEILLAESQERMCYEVEPENVDRVAEIAERFDLGCSVIGEVTDGNYVCSFEGSEARRASDDSSGDDGEPRERETVVDVDASFLGDGAPMNDLPAEDPPRPDVDRPTADLEAAFESVVSSPNTASKRWVYRQYDHEVGVRTSVPPGDDAAVMAIRECGTGLAISSGAAPNWTEAAPLEGAKAIALENATNLAAKGATPLAAVDCLNGGNPEKPDVYGGFKQIVDGLADMCSALSIPVVGGNVSLYNDSVAGPIPPTPTLAVVGTKAGYDAPPLEATPEGELLLVGDLAMASDSYRLGGSEYLAQFSGSDRFPALPESPAAFVDALAEISDDEATRAVHDVSHGGLAVSLAEMASPAVGLEVELPSEDPAGALFHEQPGRALVQTTDPDGLRAAVPDETPVVSIGTPTGDGVVRIETGEQTLELGSEAVRELRNTIERELE, encoded by the coding sequence ATGAGTCTTGCCGATTCGGACCGCGAACTCGTCGTCGAGGAACTGGGTCGCGATCCCACCCCGGCCGAGGCGGCGCTGTTCGAGAACCTCTGGAGTGAACACTGCGCGTATCGCTCCTCGAGACCGCTGCTCTCCGCGTTCGAGAGCGAGGGCGAACAGGTCGTCGTCGGCCCCGGCGACGACGCCGCGGTCGTCGAACTGCCGTCGCACGACGACGCGGGGACGAACAGCGTGGATGGAACCGAACGCGAAGGCGAGGGCGATAGCGAGGACGACGGCGACTCGACCTACATCACGATGGGGATCGAGAGCCACAACCACCCCTCCTACGTCGATCCGTTCGACGGCGCGGCCACCGGCGTCGGCGGGATCGTCCGCGATACGCTCTCGATGGGGGCGTACCCGATCGCGCTCGCCGACTCGCTTTACTTCGGCGAGTTCGATCGCGAACATTCCCAGTACCTGTTCGACGGGGTGGTCGAAGGAATTAGCCACTACGGAAACTGCATCGGCGTCCCGACCGTCGCCGGAAGCGTCGACTTTCACGCGAAGTACGAGGGGAACCCGCTCGTCAACGTCGCCTGCGTCGGCCTGCTCGAGGAGGACCGACTCGTCACCGCGGAGGCCCAACAACCGGGCAACAAACTCGTCCTCGTCGGGAACGCGACCGGTCGCGACGGCCTCGGCGGTGCGAGCTTCGCGAGCGAGGATCTGGCCGAAGACGCAGAGACCGAGGACAGGCCCGCCGTGCAGGTGGGCGATCCCTACGCGGAAAAGCTGCTCATCGAGGCCAACGAGGTCCTGATCGAGGAGGACCTGATCGAATCCGCGCGCGATCTGGGCGCCGCCGGGCTCGGCGGCGCTTCGAGCGAACTCGTCGCCAAGGGCGGTCTCGGCGCGCGAATCGACCTCGATCGTGTCCACCAGCGTGAACCGAACATGAACGCACTCGAGATCCTTCTCGCCGAGTCCCAAGAGCGGATGTGCTACGAGGTCGAACCCGAAAACGTCGATCGCGTGGCCGAGATCGCCGAGCGGTTCGATCTCGGCTGTTCGGTGATCGGAGAGGTCACCGACGGCAACTACGTCTGTTCCTTCGAGGGGAGCGAGGCGCGACGCGCCTCGGATGACTCGAGCGGCGACGATGGGGAGCCGCGAGAGCGCGAAACCGTCGTCGACGTCGACGCGTCCTTCCTCGGCGACGGCGCGCCGATGAACGATCTGCCCGCCGAGGACCCGCCGCGACCGGACGTCGACCGCCCGACAGCAGACCTCGAGGCGGCGTTCGAATCGGTCGTCTCGAGCCCGAACACGGCGTCGAAACGCTGGGTCTACCGACAGTACGACCACGAGGTCGGCGTTCGAACGAGCGTCCCGCCGGGCGACGACGCGGCGGTGATGGCCATCAGAGAGTGCGGGACCGGGCTGGCGATCTCCTCGGGTGCCGCGCCGAACTGGACCGAGGCGGCCCCGCTCGAGGGAGCGAAGGCCATCGCGCTCGAGAACGCGACGAACCTCGCGGCGAAGGGCGCGACCCCGCTCGCCGCCGTCGACTGTCTCAACGGCGGCAACCCGGAGAAACCCGACGTGTACGGCGGATTCAAGCAAATCGTCGACGGGCTCGCCGATATGTGTTCGGCGCTTTCGATTCCCGTCGTCGGCGGCAACGTCTCGCTGTACAACGATTCGGTCGCCGGGCCGATTCCGCCGACGCCGACGCTCGCCGTCGTCGGCACGAAAGCCGGCTACGACGCGCCGCCGCTCGAGGCGACCCCCGAGGGCGAACTGCTCCTCGTCGGCGACCTCGCGATGGCGTCGGATTCCTACCGCCTCGGCGGGTCCGAGTACCTCGCCCAGTTCTCGGGCAGCGACCGGTTCCCGGCGCTTCCTGAGTCGCCCGCGGCGTTCGTCGACGCGCTCGCCGAAATCTCAGACGACGAGGCGACCCGCGCCGTCCACGACGTGAGCCACGGCGGACTCGCCGTCTCCCTCGCCGAGATGGCATCACCAGCGGTCGGTCTCGAGGTCGAACTTCCGAGCGAGGACCCGGCCGGGGCGCTGTTCCACGAACAGCCCGGTCGCGCGCTCGTACAGACCACCGACCCGGACGGCCTCCGCGCGGCCGTCCCCGACGAGACGCCGGTCGTCTCGATCGGGACGCCCACCGGCGACGGCGTCGTTCGGATCGAAACCGGCGAGCAAACGCTCGAGCTCGGTTCAGAGGCCGTTCGGGAGCTCCGGAACACGATCGAACGAGAGCTCGAGTGA
- a CDS encoding PHP domain-containing protein, with protein sequence MLSVELHTHSSLSYDGRDPVDLILEQAAAVGLDAIAITDHDEIDASLEAARRAPEYDLLGIPGIEISSKAGHVLGLGVEQAVPPGLSYGETLEAIRSQGGIAVVPHPFQESRHGVMARITREDLAEADAIEVYNSRLLTGRANRQAERFAESHDLPMTAGSDAHISEMVGQAVTRVDTDQRTVDAVLEAIGEGKTSVEGKRTPWHISFRQAAGGVTRRVRKGLGTLFQ encoded by the coding sequence GTGCTGTCGGTCGAACTTCACACCCACTCGTCGCTGTCGTACGACGGTCGAGATCCGGTCGACCTCATCCTCGAGCAAGCCGCCGCCGTCGGCCTCGATGCGATCGCGATCACGGACCACGACGAAATCGACGCGAGCCTCGAGGCCGCCCGGCGCGCGCCGGAGTACGACCTGCTCGGCATCCCCGGCATCGAAATCTCGAGCAAAGCGGGCCACGTTCTCGGCCTCGGCGTCGAACAGGCCGTTCCGCCCGGACTATCCTACGGCGAGACGCTCGAGGCGATTCGCTCCCAGGGCGGGATCGCGGTGGTCCCACACCCGTTTCAGGAGTCTCGCCACGGCGTCATGGCTCGAATCACGCGCGAGGATCTCGCCGAGGCAGACGCGATTGAGGTCTACAACTCGCGACTGCTGACCGGCCGCGCCAATCGACAGGCCGAACGCTTCGCCGAGTCTCACGACCTCCCGATGACAGCGGGAAGCGACGCCCACATCAGCGAAATGGTCGGCCAGGCGGTGACCCGCGTGGACACCGATCAGCGGACGGTCGACGCGGTCCTCGAGGCGATCGGCGAGGGGAAAACCTCCGTCGAGGGCAAGCGGACCCCCTGGCACATCAGCTTTCGACAGGCCGCGGGCGGCGTGACCCGCCGCGTTCGAAAAGGCCTCGGCACGCTCTTTCAATGA
- a CDS encoding asparagine synthase C-terminal domain-containing protein has product MTLRGTDPATVRTALDDRDPLPGTAGFAGVVDDQLVRDVLGRVPLFVEGESDSVADRGRAPGQSRRWAFDPTDLSSPELFPAGSVAAGTDDRRPDRVWELPDPTPEADHETAIGTLSKALETATASLKTDDAAVAFSGGVDSALVAELLDAPLYVVGFPDSHDVDAARTAAAAMDRDLTVVELEPADLERAVPAVARAIGRTNAMDVQIALGLYLVADRVAADGFDRLAVGQGADELFGGYEKVVRLDHRVEAETVRGAVRESIATLPAQLPRDVCAITAAGVDPVAPLLHDAVVDAALRLPDDLLADERTRKKGLRAVATDYLPQSVAERDKKAVQYGSLIARELDRLARQAGYKRRMDDHVTKYVESLLE; this is encoded by the coding sequence ATGACCCTTCGCGGAACCGACCCCGCGACCGTTCGAACCGCCCTCGACGATCGAGATCCGCTTCCCGGAACAGCGGGATTCGCCGGAGTCGTCGACGATCAACTCGTTCGCGATGTCCTCGGACGGGTCCCGCTGTTCGTCGAAGGAGAGTCGGATTCGGTCGCGGATCGAGGTCGCGCTCCGGGACAGTCACGCCGGTGGGCGTTCGATCCGACCGACCTCAGTTCGCCCGAACTCTTTCCGGCCGGCTCCGTCGCCGCCGGGACGGACGACCGGCGACCGGACCGAGTCTGGGAGCTTCCCGACCCAACGCCCGAAGCCGATCACGAGACCGCGATCGGGACTCTCTCGAAGGCGCTCGAGACGGCGACCGCGTCTCTGAAGACCGACGACGCGGCCGTCGCGTTCTCGGGCGGCGTCGACTCAGCGCTGGTCGCGGAACTGCTCGACGCGCCGCTTTACGTCGTCGGCTTTCCCGACAGCCACGACGTCGACGCCGCCCGCACGGCTGCGGCCGCGATGGACCGGGACCTCACCGTCGTCGAACTCGAGCCCGCGGACCTCGAGCGCGCGGTTCCCGCCGTCGCCCGCGCAATCGGACGGACGAACGCGATGGACGTCCAGATCGCGCTGGGGCTGTATCTGGTCGCCGATCGAGTCGCGGCGGACGGCTTCGACCGGCTCGCGGTCGGACAGGGTGCCGACGAACTGTTCGGCGGCTACGAGAAGGTCGTCCGCCTCGACCACCGCGTCGAGGCCGAAACCGTCCGCGGCGCCGTCCGCGAGAGCATCGCGACGCTTCCGGCACAGCTACCCCGCGACGTGTGCGCGATTACGGCGGCGGGCGTCGACCCCGTCGCGCCGTTGCTCCACGATGCCGTCGTCGATGCGGCGCTTCGGCTCCCGGACGATCTCCTGGCCGACGAGCGAACGCGCAAGAAGGGACTGCGAGCCGTCGCAACCGACTATCTGCCACAGTCGGTCGCCGAGAGGGACAAAAAGGCCGTCCAGTACGGGAGTCTGATCGCTCGAGAGCTCGACCGACTCGCCAGACAGGCGGGGTACAAACGCCGCATGGACGACCACGTCACGAAGTACGTCGAATCGCTGCTCGAGTGA
- a CDS encoding Mrp/NBP35 family ATP-binding protein: protein MSITEHELKIKLESVEDPMIGEGIVSLGLVNDLELEDGTADISLAFNAPYSPAEMEIGNEIREVLAEEGIEADLSAAVSGAMGFDDEVLPDVRNVIAVSSGKGGVGKTTVAANIAAGLEDRGAMVGILDADIHGPNIPRILPVESEPGVMPNEDLVPPRSDGVRIMSMGFMMEDEDDPAILRGPMVNKFMMKFLEGVEWGRLDYLIVDLPPGTGDASLNLLQSMPVDGAVVVTTPQEMALEDTRKGINMFQKHDTPIVGVVENMSSFICPSCDDEHELFGDQGKGVDKIVEDFDIPILNRIPMHPDFGADGGEGTVAKNEDSDVYDRIDELVGATADRIGEINRRMVADYREQQRANAVPTDTES from the coding sequence ATGAGTATTACAGAACACGAACTCAAGATCAAACTCGAGAGCGTCGAGGACCCGATGATCGGCGAGGGCATCGTCTCGCTCGGCCTCGTCAACGACCTCGAACTCGAGGACGGGACCGCGGACATCTCCCTCGCGTTCAACGCGCCGTACTCGCCGGCGGAGATGGAGATCGGAAACGAGATCCGAGAGGTACTCGCCGAGGAGGGTATCGAGGCGGACCTCTCGGCGGCCGTCAGCGGCGCGATGGGATTCGACGACGAGGTCTTACCGGACGTCAGAAACGTCATCGCCGTCTCCTCGGGGAAAGGCGGCGTCGGCAAGACGACGGTGGCGGCCAACATCGCCGCCGGACTCGAGGACCGCGGCGCGATGGTCGGCATTCTCGACGCCGACATTCACGGTCCGAACATCCCCCGAATCCTGCCAGTCGAGAGCGAACCGGGCGTGATGCCGAACGAGGACCTCGTTCCGCCGCGTTCAGACGGCGTCCGCATCATGAGCATGGGATTCATGATGGAAGACGAGGACGACCCGGCGATCCTTCGGGGGCCGATGGTCAACAAGTTCATGATGAAGTTCCTCGAGGGCGTCGAGTGGGGTCGGCTCGATTACCTCATCGTCGACCTGCCGCCGGGGACCGGCGACGCCTCGCTGAACCTGTTGCAGTCGATGCCGGTCGACGGCGCGGTCGTCGTCACGACGCCACAGGAGATGGCACTCGAGGACACCCGAAAGGGGATCAACATGTTCCAGAAACACGACACGCCGATCGTCGGCGTCGTCGAGAACATGAGTTCGTTCATCTGTCCGAGCTGTGACGACGAACACGAACTGTTCGGCGACCAGGGCAAGGGCGTCGACAAGATCGTCGAGGACTTCGATATCCCGATCCTCAACCGGATTCCGATGCATCCGGACTTCGGCGCCGACGGCGGCGAGGGGACGGTCGCGAAAAACGAAGACAGCGACGTCTACGACCGGATCGACGAACTCGTCGGCGCGACGGCCGATCGGATCGGCGAGATCAACAGACGGATGGTCGCCGACTATCGCGAGCAACAGCGAGCGAACGCGGTTCCGACCGACACCGAAAGCTGA
- the nrfD gene encoding NrfD/PsrC family molybdoenzyme membrane anchor subunit, whose protein sequence is MSTKTPTEEDILRPINTFTKKYIALYGVATVALVAFLVAWGYQLQKGLIVTGLGDWGSGGGVTWGLYIGAFIWWVGVAHGGIILSAAVRLLGMDRYMPVARIAEITTIGGLSAAGFYILVHMGRPDRMVTSVLGHFHITVNNSPLVWDVTVITAYFVLSATYLGLTLRYDVVRLRDQLPDHFEPVYKIMTIGYTEKEDEVIEKMVWWLAAAVIIMAPLLLHGGVIPWLFSLLPAMPGWTGGIQGPMFLSIALMSAISGITIISYAFRRAYNWEHIITDDIFRGLLLWLGFFTLLFLWFQLQSVLNGVFLGPINTSKAAEAKIAHPVYRVAMGMVFLTLVYIFLQGIRPKLFSKTRALIASCAILLGTLTEKILFVVEGFLHPTFDIYAATPGEYFPSIIEFMSLAGTAGLVALLFLNISKLVPVVELHAIEHLRDDHGQEEPTEAKPEEVKA, encoded by the coding sequence ATGAGCACCAAGACCCCTACCGAGGAGGATATCCTCCGACCGATAAACACGTTCACGAAGAAGTACATCGCCCTGTACGGTGTTGCGACGGTGGCGCTCGTTGCCTTCCTCGTCGCGTGGGGATATCAGCTTCAGAAGGGACTGATCGTCACCGGTCTCGGCGACTGGGGCTCCGGTGGCGGTGTGACCTGGGGACTGTACATCGGCGCGTTCATCTGGTGGGTCGGCGTCGCCCACGGCGGGATCATCCTCTCGGCCGCCGTTCGACTCCTCGGGATGGACCGATACATGCCGGTCGCGCGTATCGCAGAGATTACGACGATCGGCGGACTCTCGGCTGCCGGGTTTTACATTCTCGTCCACATGGGTCGGCCAGACCGCATGGTCACGAGCGTTCTCGGTCACTTCCACATCACGGTCAACAATTCGCCGCTGGTGTGGGACGTTACCGTCATCACGGCGTACTTCGTGCTGTCGGCGACCTACCTCGGTCTGACGCTGCGATACGACGTCGTCCGACTGCGTGATCAGCTGCCGGACCACTTCGAGCCGGTGTACAAGATCATGACGATCGGATACACTGAGAAAGAAGACGAGGTCATCGAGAAGATGGTCTGGTGGCTCGCCGCGGCGGTCATCATCATGGCTCCACTTCTCCTCCACGGCGGTGTTATTCCGTGGTTGTTCTCGCTGCTTCCAGCGATGCCAGGTTGGACCGGTGGAATTCAGGGACCAATGTTCCTCAGCATCGCGCTCATGTCGGCGATCAGCGGAATAACGATCATCTCGTACGCGTTCCGCCGCGCCTACAACTGGGAGCATATCATCACGGACGACATCTTCCGTGGACTGCTCCTTTGGCTCGGATTCTTCACTCTACTGTTCCTCTGGTTCCAGCTTCAGTCAGTCCTCAACGGTGTCTTCCTCGGCCCAATAAACACGTCAAAAGCGGCCGAAGCGAAGATCGCCCATCCGGTGTATCGCGTCGCGATGGGAATGGTCTTCCTGACACTCGTGTACATATTCCTGCAGGGGATCCGACCAAAACTGTTCAGCAAGACGCGGGCGCTCATCGCTAGCTGTGCAATTTTGCTCGGCACGCTGACCGAGAAGATCCTGTTCGTCGTCGAAGGGTTCTTGCACCCGACCTTCGATATCTACGCGGCGACCCCGGGAGAGTACTTCCCGAGCATAATCGAGTTCATGTCGCTCGCTGGAACGGCCGGTCTCGTTGCACTCCTGTTCCTCAATATCTCGAAGCTCGTTCCCGTGGTCGAACTCCACGCGATCGAACACCTTCGTGATGACCACGGCCAGGAAGAACCAACCGAGGCCAAACCAGAGGAGGTGAAAGCATGA